The following coding sequences are from one Thermocrinis jamiesonii window:
- a CDS encoding tRNA (adenine-N1)-methyltransferase: MQIQEGDFVLIQIEDKRFLKRLTKGFSINYGKKTLKFEQIVGKEYGSKVGDFYLLKPTLESIILYGFKRKTQIIYPKDAFYIAFKLGIDKSSTVLEFGIGSGALTAVLSQLAGKVIAYEVSQEFYKNALKNWETFGLCKNVEAINMDFAEAEVQEESFDACFVDVREPWHYLEKVHKVLKRGAVCGFLLPTTNQVSQLLKEAEGLFGGLEVLEILLRNYKPVYERLRPEDRMVAHTGYLIFGMKIM, translated from the coding sequence TTTAGCATAAACTACGGAAAGAAAACCTTAAAGTTTGAACAAATTGTAGGAAAGGAATACGGTTCAAAGGTTGGAGATTTTTACCTCCTTAAGCCCACCTTAGAAAGCATAATACTTTACGGCTTCAAAAGGAAAACCCAAATAATTTATCCAAAGGATGCCTTTTACATAGCCTTTAAACTTGGCATAGACAAAAGCTCAACCGTTTTGGAATTTGGAATAGGAAGTGGTGCCCTTACCGCTGTGCTTTCCCAATTGGCTGGCAAAGTAATAGCTTACGAAGTATCTCAGGAGTTCTACAAAAACGCTTTGAAAAATTGGGAGACTTTTGGACTGTGTAAGAACGTGGAAGCTATAAACATGGACTTTGCGGAGGCAGAGGTTCAAGAAGAGTCCTTTGATGCGTGCTTTGTGGATGTGAGGGAACCTTGGCACTATCTGGAAAAGGTGCATAAGGTCCTAAAAAGGGGAGCAGTCTGTGGATTTTTGCTACCAACCACCAACCAAGTTTCCCAGCTTTTAAAAGAGGCGGAAGGGTTATTTGGTGGGCTTGAGGTTTTGGAAATTCTTCTCAGAAATTATAAACCCGTCTACGAAAGACTAAGACCAGAGGATAGGATGGTAGCCCATACAGGCTACCTGATCTTTGGTATGAAGATAATGTAA
- the rsmG gene encoding 16S rRNA (guanine(527)-N(7))-methyltransferase RsmG — translation MTEEKLEKFSIYLEQLKRWNKIHNLTAIEDPKEIAIRHFLDSLTLTLCFKEKEVKVEGKTFCDVGSGAGFPGVPLSIYYGETLDITLIESVSKKCAFLEFLRAHLDLNYKVLCKRAESLNQQFDYALCRALGKLEDIKPMLLTLAKEGVFIMKGKEIPKGYDYCRITLRDIKDSYIIFIPKIR, via the coding sequence CTGACGGAAGAGAAATTAGAAAAATTTTCCATTTATCTTGAACAGCTAAAAAGGTGGAACAAGATTCACAACTTGACCGCCATAGAAGATCCAAAAGAGATAGCCATCAGACACTTTTTAGACTCTTTGACTCTCACGCTCTGTTTTAAGGAAAAGGAAGTAAAGGTTGAAGGTAAGACTTTTTGCGATGTGGGAAGTGGTGCGGGCTTTCCTGGTGTCCCCCTGAGCATATACTACGGAGAAACCTTAGATATAACATTGATAGAGTCTGTTTCAAAGAAGTGTGCGTTTTTGGAGTTCTTAAGAGCTCACTTAGACCTAAACTACAAGGTCCTTTGCAAAAGGGCAGAGAGCTTAAACCAGCAGTTTGATTATGCCTTATGCAGAGCCTTGGGAAAACTGGAAGATATAAAACCTATGCTTTTGACCTTAGCTAAGGAAGGCGTGTTTATCATGAAAGGAAAAGAAATACCAAAAGGATACGATTATTGCAGAATAACTCTGAGGGACATAAAAGACAGTTACATTATCTTCATACCAAAGATCAGGTAG